A stretch of the Aegilops tauschii subsp. strangulata cultivar AL8/78 chromosome 4, Aet v6.0, whole genome shotgun sequence genome encodes the following:
- the LOC141021155 gene encoding uncharacterized protein isoform X2, whose product MDPVCRLPIFIDGVVPAGSDLNDGSEAGSGGPVGVRESSVAAYFNGGDPARNDANSLVSQASLRSNHIRDHPAESSACLVGELAWLRAPCASRMGALEKMIRGFAERDGEEVIKLELGNTFNSLTKAYHCYNLYSWEHRLILTPSQNIWKEPAQS is encoded by the exons ATGGATCCGGTGTGCAG GTTGCCAATCTTCATCGATGGGGTTGTCCCCGCTGGCTCGGATCTGAACGACGGGAGCGAGGCCGGTAGTGGCGGTCCAGTAGGCGTGCGGGAGTCGTCTGTGGCTGCGTACTTCAATGGCGGCGACCCCGCCCGGAACGATGCGAACAGTCTAGTCAGTCAGGCGAGTCTGCGATCAAATCATATCCGCGACCACCCGGCTGAATCTTCAGCGTGTTTGGTTGGAG AGTTAGCGTGGTTGCGAGCGCCATGCGCTAGCAGAATGGGTGCTCTGGAGAAAATGATAAGAGGATTTGCAGAGAGGGATGGCGAAGAAGTGATCAAGCTGGAGCTGGGCAACACCTTCAACTCACTGACAAAGGCATACCACTGCTACAATTTGTATTCCTGGGAGCACAGATTGATACTCACTCCGTCCCAAAAT ATATGGAAAGAGCCGGCTCAATCCTGA
- the LOC141021155 gene encoding uncharacterized protein isoform X1 — MDPVCRLPIFIDGVVPAGSDLNDGSEAGSGGPVGVRESSVAAYFNGGDPARNDANSLVSQASLRSNHIRDHPAESSACLVGELAWLRAPCASRMGALEKMIRGFAERDGEEVIKLELGNTFNSLTKAYHCYNLYSWEHRLILTPSQNVRSFFIIFVI; from the exons ATGGATCCGGTGTGCAG GTTGCCAATCTTCATCGATGGGGTTGTCCCCGCTGGCTCGGATCTGAACGACGGGAGCGAGGCCGGTAGTGGCGGTCCAGTAGGCGTGCGGGAGTCGTCTGTGGCTGCGTACTTCAATGGCGGCGACCCCGCCCGGAACGATGCGAACAGTCTAGTCAGTCAGGCGAGTCTGCGATCAAATCATATCCGCGACCACCCGGCTGAATCTTCAGCGTGTTTGGTTGGAG AGTTAGCGTGGTTGCGAGCGCCATGCGCTAGCAGAATGGGTGCTCTGGAGAAAATGATAAGAGGATTTGCAGAGAGGGATGGCGAAGAAGTGATCAAGCTGGAGCTGGGCAACACCTTCAACTCACTGACAAAGGCATACCACTGCTACAATTTGTATTCCTGGGAGCACAGATTGATACTCACTCCGTCCCAAAATGTAAGATCATTTTTTATCATTTTTGTCATATGA